The stretch of DNA TTTTTAAGAGTGGCCGAAGAGGTCCTGTCTCAGGGGAAAACCGTGCTTTTTCTGGTACCGGAAATTTCATTGACCCATCAGATGGTGGATGATCTTTCAGGGCGGTTTGATAAGAAACCCGCCGTACTCCACTCCCATCTGACCCCTTCTCAGAAACTGACCGAATGGAGACGGATTCAGTCAGGGGATGCTGTTCTGGTTCTGGGAGCCAGAAGTGCCGTCTTTGCACCTCTGAAAAATCTGGGGCTGATCATTCTGGATGAGGAGCATGAAACCTCATATAAGTCCGGCTCCACCCCCCGCTACCATGGACGCCAGGTCGCCATGAAACGCTGCCGCAGCAGCGGAGCCAAACTGCTTATGGGGAGTGCCACCCCCTCTGTGGAGTCCTGGTCCATGATGGAGCAGGGTGTGTTTCAAAGACATCAGTTAAAAGAGAGACCTGCCGGGGGAGCCCTGCCTGATATCAGGATCATTGATCTGAAGAAGTCAGGCAGCCTCCTTTCTCAGGATTTGATCCAGGCCATGGAAAGGGTCTTGAAGGAAGGAAAGCAGGTCATACTCTTTCTGAACCGGAGGGGGCATTCCTACTATTTTCACTGCCGGAGCTGCGGCTTTGAGATGAAGTGCCGGCAGTGCAGTATTCCCCTGACCTTTCATAAAAACAGAAACAGAATGATCTGTCATTACTGCGGATTTCACGAAAAGCCTCTGACCCTCTGCCCCGAATGCGGTTCCATGGATGTGGGCTATGCCGGATTTGGTACGGAACAGGTGGAGGAGCAGGTGGCAGCCGTATTTCCCGATGCTGTCATGGCCCGTCTGGACACAGACAGCGCCCGGAAGAAGGGTGTTTTACAGGATACGATCAGCCGGTTCAGGGATGGGGGAATTGACATCCTTCTGGGGACTCAGATGGTGGCGAAGGGGCTCAATTTCCCCGGTGTGAAACTGGTGGGAATCGTTCTGGCGGATACCGGCCTGTCTCTACCGGATTTTCGGGCAGCGGAACGATCTTTTTCCCTGATTGTTCAGGTCGCCGGGCGGGCCGGACGTTACAGGAATGACGGGGAAGTCCTTGTACAGACCATGCGTCCCGATAATCCGGCCATCGTCTATGGCTGCGAAGGAAGAATCGAAGAGTTTTATCAATTTGAACTTAATCAGCGAAAGGAAATGAACTTCCCTCCCTTTTCAAGACTCATCCGCATCGTCTACAGAGGCAAACAGGGGAAAAAGGTCCTGGATGCACTTGAGGATCTAAGCGATTTGTTCAGGAAGGCAGGACTTCCGGATGTGATGGGACCTGCAGAATGTCCCCTGGGGATAATAGCAGGGAACTACAGATACCATACCTTGATCCGATGTGAGGAAGATTTTTCGGGAATCCATAAGATAACCGCATCATGCTTGAGCAGAACCGACGTTCCCAGAGGCATGTATCGGGAAATCGATATAGATCCGGTTCAGCTGCTATAAAACCTTAAGATCACTTCCTGACGGGAAAGATTGACTTTATTCACACCTTTTGAGTACTATTTCTATGAGAGGAGCTAATGGACATATATACAATTGATATAGAAAATGAGCTTGCGGTTTTAAGAAAAAAATCCGGACTTGTTACAAATATAGATCAGGAACTGGTGGATTTTACCAATCAAATGGTTCGATCCATTGAAGGCATCGGTATCGGTT from Oceanispirochaeta sp. encodes:
- the priA gene encoding primosomal protein N', whose amino-acid sequence is MGTEYLEVVFNLPLKSCFSYSHPEGEERSASNLVGCRVSAPFGRRNLNGWVVSAGTVLPEGVKEAKPVFKILDQQPLFDQNLLELARWIADFYLCSLGEALSIMLPGGKREKELPPLGLGGVEEQHKRVLLSAEQEDARQKISKSNESFHYLYGITGSGKTEVFLRVAEEVLSQGKTVLFLVPEISLTHQMVDDLSGRFDKKPAVLHSHLTPSQKLTEWRRIQSGDAVLVLGARSAVFAPLKNLGLIILDEEHETSYKSGSTPRYHGRQVAMKRCRSSGAKLLMGSATPSVESWSMMEQGVFQRHQLKERPAGGALPDIRIIDLKKSGSLLSQDLIQAMERVLKEGKQVILFLNRRGHSYYFHCRSCGFEMKCRQCSIPLTFHKNRNRMICHYCGFHEKPLTLCPECGSMDVGYAGFGTEQVEEQVAAVFPDAVMARLDTDSARKKGVLQDTISRFRDGGIDILLGTQMVAKGLNFPGVKLVGIVLADTGLSLPDFRAAERSFSLIVQVAGRAGRYRNDGEVLVQTMRPDNPAIVYGCEGRIEEFYQFELNQRKEMNFPPFSRLIRIVYRGKQGKKVLDALEDLSDLFRKAGLPDVMGPAECPLGIIAGNYRYHTLIRCEEDFSGIHKITASCLSRTDVPRGMYREIDIDPVQLL